A single region of the Kryptolebias marmoratus isolate JLee-2015 linkage group LG10, ASM164957v2, whole genome shotgun sequence genome encodes:
- the LOC119617392 gene encoding trichohyalin-like: MQRNMEETTSSSSAGMIDETFFDEFILPRRSSGQAREERQETSGFIKLQKPEFELEDGLLLVEEDFGNMYESKTFEELAEENKFLRLYSDSLRIRVTEFVEERDALLKPRRLKNTRTPKGSELGAPLENQALAEEKVKLKVMREELELAKQQLETAKAEMEREKQILLEEVEISKKQYEEQGKELQQEREKLSEEKAQIEDVKAKMREAIGKFRVEKKKLGKDRKDWDKSEVGKEKNRLEEMAKRLELEKQVTEDRQKKNEELLKRIQEQRGEAEREKTALEEEKVHLQPLKDELERGRNELEEERRRNDEEMKTQMEALDTEKRKLEEKKVKVEEVRIQAEREIQVFKEEKVNVLNLKDELERGRNELEEEKRRHDEEMKKQMEASDTETRKLEENKLKVEKLRFQAEREIQVFREEKLKLLNLQDELERERNKMKEEKVKRDKMEEESKLEDFKPAEINDGEKKKQMEEENQEVEEEKNDLGAETQPKQEKKKKSLKTSVAGKKRQPVPNERKMKNLMLSQEKQEQTSEKEKKKKRKGFWCCLGTE; this comes from the coding sequence ATGCAGAGAAACATGGAAGAAACAACCAGCTCTTCCTCCGCTGGGATGATTGACGAAACGTTTTTTGACGAGTTTATTTTGCCTCGTCGGTCCTCAGGACAAGCCCGAGAAGAGCGACAGGAGACCTCAGGCTTTATTAAACTGCAAAAACCTGAATTTGAGTTGGAAGATGGCCTCCTTCTGGTAGAGGAAGACTTTGGCAACATGTATGAAAGTAAAACGTTTGAGGAGCTTGCAGAGGAGAATAAGTTCCTGCGTCTGTACTCCGACAGTTTAAGAATCAGGGTCACCGAGTTCGTGGAGGAGAGGGACGCCCTTCTCAAGCCCAGAAGACTGAAAAACACCAGGACCCCGAAAGGAAGTGAGCTTGGGGCGCCCCTGGAGAACCAGGCGCTGGCAGAAGAAAAGGTCAAATTAAAAGTTATGAGGGAGGAATTGGAACTggcaaaacaacaacttgaGACGGCAAAAGCAGAAATGGAGAGAGAAAAGCAGATACTGCTGGAAGAGGTGGAGATTTCAAAGAAGCAATATGAAGAGCAGGGCAAAGAATTGCAGCAAGAAAGAGAGAAGCTGTCTGAAGAGAAGGCTCAAATAGAAGAcgtgaaagctaaaatgagagaGGCCATCGGAAAGTTTAgggtggaaaagaaaaaactgggAAAGGACAGAAAAGACTGGGACAAGAGCGAagtgggaaaagaaaagaatcgcCTTGAAGAGATGGCAAAAAGGCTGGAGCTGGAAAAACAAGTGACagaagacagacagaagaagaatgagGAGCTGCTGAAACGTATCCAGGAGCAGAGGGGTGAGGCAGAGAGGGAAAAGACAGctttagaagaagaaaaagttcatCTGCAGCCATTGAAGGATGAACTGGAGAGAGGGAGAAACGAGCTggaggaagagaggagaagaaatgATGAAGAGATGAAGACACAGATGGAAGCTTTAGACACAGAAAAGAGAAAGTTGGaggaaaagaaagtaaaagtgGAAGAAGTGAGAATTCAGGCAGAGAGGGaaattcaagtttttaaagaagaaaaggtaAATGTGCTGAACTTAAAGGATGAACTGGAGAGAGGGAGAAATGAGCTggaggaagagaagagaagacATGATGAAGAGATGAAGAAACAGATGGAAGCTTCAGACACAGAAACGAGAAAGttggaagaaaataaactaaaagtggAAAAACTGAGATTTCAGGCAGAGAGGGAAATTCAAGTTTTTAgggaagaaaaactaaaactgctgAACTTACAGGATGaactggagagagagagaaacaagatGAAGGAGGAAAAAGTTAAAAGGGACAAAATGGAGGAAGAATCAAAGTTAGAAGATTTTAAACCAGCAGAAATAAATgatggagagaagaagaaacagatggAGGAAGAAAACCAAGAGgtggaagaagagaaaaatgattTGGGGGCAGAGACTCAACCGAagcaggagaaaaagaagaaaagcttgAAAACCTCGGTCGCAGGAAAGAAACGCCAACCGGTCCCAAATGAAAGGAAGATGAAGAATCTGATGCTGTCGcaagaaaaacaggaacaaacgtcagagaaagagaaaaagaaaaagagaaaggggTTCTGGTGCTGCCTGGGTACAGAGTGA